From Heliomicrobium modesticaldum Ice1, a single genomic window includes:
- a CDS encoding MIP/aquaporin family protein, translating to MSPFAAEIIGTMILILLGDGVVAGVLLNKSKGQNAGWIVITVAWGLAVLIAAFSVGQYSGAHLNPALTIGLAAIGKFSWDLVPTYIAAQMIGAFLGAVLVYLAYLPHWKETDDAGLKLAVFSTGPAIRNYGANVVTEAIATAMLVLGILALGANKMADGVGTISVALLIVALGMSLGGPTGYALNPARDLGPRIAHAILPIPGKGSSDWAYSWVPVVGPIIGALLGAFFYATFFGA from the coding sequence ATGTCGCCGTTTGCAGCAGAAATTATCGGTACGATGATCCTGATTCTCCTGGGTGACGGTGTTGTCGCCGGTGTGTTGCTGAACAAATCGAAAGGCCAGAACGCCGGCTGGATCGTCATCACTGTCGCCTGGGGTCTCGCCGTTCTGATCGCCGCCTTCAGCGTCGGCCAGTACAGCGGCGCCCACCTCAACCCCGCCCTGACTATCGGCCTCGCCGCGATCGGCAAATTCTCCTGGGACCTCGTTCCCACCTATATCGCCGCTCAGATGATCGGCGCTTTCCTCGGCGCAGTGCTCGTCTACCTGGCTTATCTGCCCCACTGGAAGGAAACCGACGATGCCGGCCTCAAACTGGCTGTCTTCAGCACCGGCCCGGCCATCCGCAACTACGGCGCCAACGTGGTCACTGAAGCCATCGCCACTGCCATGCTGGTTCTGGGCATCCTCGCCCTCGGCGCCAACAAGATGGCCGACGGCGTCGGCACCATCTCCGTGGCGCTGCTGATCGTCGCACTCGGTATGTCCCTCGGCGGCCCCACCGGCTACGCCCTGAACCCTGCCCGCGACCTTGGCCCCCGTATCGCCCACGCCATCCTGCCCATCCCCGGCAAAGGCAGCTCTGACTGGGCCTACTCTTGGGTTCCCGTCGTTGGCCCCATCATCGGCGCATTGCTCGGTGCCTTCTTCTACGCCACCTTCTTCGGCGCTTAA
- the glpK gene encoding glycerol kinase GlpK, which translates to MSKKYVMALDQGTTSCRAILFDKDSNIVAVAQKEFTQIYPKAGWVEHNADEIWSTQYGVIAELLAKTGISAEEIASIGITNQRETTVVWEKATGKPVYNAIVWQCRRTTAICDELKARGLEQTFRTKTGLVVDAYFSGTKVKWILDNVEGAREKAEKGELLFGTMDTWLIWKLTAGKVHVTDYSNASRTLMYNIRDLKWDEELLAALNVPASMLPEVKPSSEVYGYTDTALFFGHAVPIAGAAGDQQAALFGQACYAPGMAKNTYGTGCFMLMNTGSELYDSKNGLLTTIAWGIEGKVEYALEGSIFIAGAAIQWLRDGLKLIEAAPDSEYFAGKVDDTDGVYLVPAFAGLGAPYWDMRARGAIVGLTRGTTKAHIVRAALEALAYQTKDVLGAMEADSNIKLQALKVDGGAVANNLLMQFQADILGVPVERPRIIETTALGAAYLAGLAVGFWESKEELAKRWQLDNRFEVKMADEKRAKLYGGWKRAVTRSMDWERED; encoded by the coding sequence ATGAGCAAGAAGTACGTTATGGCGCTGGACCAAGGCACCACAAGCTGTCGCGCTATCCTTTTTGACAAAGACAGCAACATCGTCGCCGTAGCCCAAAAGGAATTCACCCAGATCTATCCCAAAGCCGGCTGGGTCGAGCACAACGCCGATGAGATCTGGAGCACCCAGTACGGTGTCATCGCCGAACTGCTGGCCAAGACGGGCATCAGTGCCGAAGAGATCGCCTCCATCGGCATCACCAACCAGCGTGAAACGACGGTCGTCTGGGAAAAAGCTACCGGCAAACCGGTCTACAACGCCATCGTCTGGCAATGTCGCCGCACCACCGCCATTTGCGACGAACTGAAAGCCCGCGGCCTGGAACAAACCTTCCGGACCAAGACCGGCCTTGTCGTCGACGCCTACTTCTCCGGCACCAAGGTCAAGTGGATCTTGGACAACGTGGAAGGCGCGCGGGAAAAAGCCGAAAAAGGCGAGCTGCTCTTCGGCACCATGGACACCTGGCTGATCTGGAAGTTGACTGCCGGCAAGGTCCATGTCACCGACTACTCTAACGCCTCCCGCACCCTGATGTACAACATCCGCGATCTGAAGTGGGATGAGGAACTGCTGGCCGCCCTGAACGTGCCCGCCTCCATGCTGCCTGAGGTGAAGCCCTCCAGCGAGGTTTACGGCTACACCGACACGGCTCTCTTCTTCGGACATGCCGTTCCCATCGCCGGCGCCGCCGGTGACCAGCAGGCCGCCCTCTTCGGCCAAGCTTGCTACGCACCCGGTATGGCCAAGAACACCTACGGCACCGGTTGCTTCATGCTCATGAACACCGGTTCGGAACTGTACGACTCCAAGAACGGTCTGCTGACCACCATTGCTTGGGGTATCGAAGGCAAAGTGGAATATGCGCTGGAAGGCTCCATCTTCATCGCCGGCGCCGCCATCCAGTGGCTCCGCGACGGCCTGAAACTGATCGAAGCCGCTCCCGACTCGGAATACTTCGCCGGCAAAGTAGACGACACCGACGGCGTCTACCTGGTTCCCGCCTTCGCCGGCCTGGGCGCTCCCTACTGGGATATGCGCGCTCGCGGCGCCATCGTCGGCCTGACCCGCGGCACCACCAAAGCCCACATCGTCCGCGCCGCCTTGGAAGCCCTGGCTTACCAGACCAAGGATGTCCTCGGCGCCATGGAAGCCGACTCCAACATCAAGCTGCAAGCGTTGAAAGTAGACGGCGGCGCTGTGGCCAATAACCTGCTCATGCAGTTCCAGGCAGACATCCTCGGCGTTCCTGTTGAGCGCCCCCGGATCATTGAGACGACCGCTCTGGGCGCTGCTTACCTGGCCGGCCTGGCTGTCGGTTTCTGGGAGAGCAAAGAAGAGCTGGCCAAGCGTTGGCAGCTTGACAACCGCTTCGAAGTCAAAATGGCCGATGAAAAGCGGGCCAAACTCTACGGCGGCTGGAAACGGGCCGTCACCCGCAGCATGGACTGGGAAAGGGAAGACTAA
- a CDS encoding ECF transporter S component yields MNTGIMVRTAVLVALAVVVQQIKVQWLAGPAVNALLIIATGYNGLWSGLLLGCLTPFLAFLAGIMPLVAVLPVIAAGNSILCISYHLLKKRNALLALAIGALLKFALMAAAVNYLIQVPPPVAKALSLPQLATAVTGGLVGMLVLRYLPQNH; encoded by the coding sequence GTGAATACCGGGATTATGGTGAGGACGGCGGTGCTGGTAGCGCTGGCTGTCGTCGTCCAACAGATCAAAGTTCAATGGCTGGCTGGACCTGCCGTCAATGCGCTGCTCATCATCGCAACCGGGTACAACGGTCTATGGAGCGGCCTTCTTCTGGGGTGCCTGACGCCCTTCTTGGCCTTCTTGGCCGGAATCATGCCCCTTGTCGCCGTGTTGCCGGTGATCGCAGCCGGAAACAGCATCCTCTGCATCAGCTATCATCTATTGAAAAAACGAAACGCCCTGCTCGCCCTTGCCATAGGCGCATTGCTGAAGTTTGCGCTCATGGCGGCGGCAGTGAATTATCTGATTCAGGTTCCCCCACCGGTCGCAAAGGCGCTCTCGTTGCCTCAACTCGCCACAGCTGTCACCGGCGGATTGGTGGGGATGCTGGTCCTGCGCTATCTTCCGCAAAATCACTAG
- the murJ gene encoding murein biosynthesis integral membrane protein MurJ, producing MTEQRIAKAAALIMVLTLLGRAIGLVREMFVGAKFGAEVLGPFVVAFNLPNIVGITLTGAFSAAFIPLFTAEMEKGNRDAAWRLASAVLNTVLFGISLLVAFGMVFSREVAFLLATDFSAPLLDLTAELLFILFPTLILSSLGGVTMAMLSSLNRYFVSSIGPLLSSLVVIVSIFLLAPRWGIHGVAWGTTLGALLSFLVMIPSLMKEGFRYYPTLGLDNPLVRQLWTMILPVLFGVGVSQIHILIDSNMAASISEESVVALKYANTVAQLPMGVFVSAVAIPMLPALSALLAVGDREGFKKTLARGVSYYALILLPIMAVTVILSGPIIQVLFQREEFDATRTAMTAFALVFYGLGFFPSAVRDLYTRAFYSLHDTATPVKIGALTVFIHVAMNFLFIPWLSHGGLALATSISNALNMVILGWLLYRRVGGWSFGNQWKVFYQALIASTLMGIVLAVGFPWFLSFFPGGGWWATLLSLILVGLVAAAVYGGTLLVLGTPEVKELVQRLLARVRGPRNVPPALRLSKGDQ from the coding sequence TTGACCGAACAGCGAATCGCGAAAGCCGCCGCACTGATCATGGTCCTCACCTTGCTGGGAAGGGCTATCGGCCTTGTCCGGGAGATGTTCGTGGGCGCCAAGTTCGGCGCCGAGGTTCTTGGTCCTTTTGTGGTGGCTTTCAACCTGCCGAACATCGTCGGCATCACGCTGACGGGCGCTTTTAGCGCTGCCTTCATCCCCCTTTTTACCGCCGAGATGGAAAAGGGCAACAGGGACGCCGCCTGGCGGTTGGCCAGCGCTGTTTTGAACACGGTGCTGTTCGGCATTTCCTTGCTGGTGGCCTTCGGCATGGTCTTCTCACGAGAGGTCGCTTTCCTCTTGGCTACCGACTTTTCTGCGCCGCTGCTCGATCTGACGGCGGAACTGCTCTTTATTCTCTTTCCGACGCTGATATTGTCATCGCTGGGCGGCGTAACCATGGCCATGCTCAGCTCCTTAAACCGCTACTTCGTCTCCTCCATCGGACCCTTGTTGTCGAGCCTTGTTGTCATCGTTTCCATCTTCTTGCTTGCCCCGCGCTGGGGCATCCACGGGGTCGCATGGGGGACCACCTTGGGGGCCTTGCTATCTTTTCTGGTCATGATCCCAAGCCTGATGAAAGAAGGTTTTCGTTACTACCCTACGCTGGGCCTGGATAACCCTCTCGTCCGGCAGCTCTGGACGATGATCCTGCCTGTCTTGTTCGGTGTCGGTGTGAGCCAGATTCACATTCTGATCGACAGCAATATGGCGGCGTCCATCTCTGAGGAGAGCGTCGTCGCCCTGAAATACGCCAACACGGTGGCGCAACTCCCCATGGGGGTTTTCGTTTCCGCTGTCGCGATCCCCATGCTGCCGGCGCTATCGGCCCTGTTGGCCGTGGGCGATCGGGAGGGTTTTAAAAAGACCTTGGCTCGCGGTGTCAGCTATTACGCCTTGATCCTGCTGCCCATCATGGCGGTTACGGTGATCCTGAGCGGGCCGATCATCCAGGTGCTTTTTCAACGAGAGGAATTTGATGCCACACGGACTGCGATGACCGCCTTCGCCCTCGTTTTTTACGGACTGGGCTTTTTTCCCTCTGCCGTCCGGGACTTGTACACCCGAGCTTTTTACTCGCTCCATGATACAGCTACGCCGGTCAAGATCGGCGCGCTGACGGTGTTCATCCATGTGGCCATGAACTTCCTCTTCATCCCCTGGCTTTCCCATGGCGGGTTGGCCTTGGCCACATCCATCTCTAACGCCTTGAATATGGTGATTTTGGGCTGGCTGCTTTATCGTCGCGTCGGCGGCTGGTCCTTCGGGAATCAGTGGAAGGTCTTTTATCAGGCGCTGATCGCGTCGACCTTGATGGGGATTGTCCTGGCTGTGGGTTTTCCTTGGTTCCTTTCTTTCTTCCCCGGGGGCGGGTGGTGGGCCACGCTCCTCTCCTTGATCCTTGTGGGTCTAGTCGCCGCGGCTGTGTACGGGGGAACGCTCCTCGTCCTGGGCACACCTGAAGTCAAAGAACTCGTCCAACGGCTCCTCGCCAGGGTCAGAGGGCCGCGGAATGTGCCTCCAGCCCTGCGATTGTCCAAAGGCGACCAGTGA
- a CDS encoding AAA family ATPase produces the protein MKPLKLTMQAFGPFAGVQVIDFNELGGQSLFLIHGPTGAGKTTILDAITFALYGDTSGGEREGRQMRSHHASPKVETEVIFDFALGGEVYRIARKPEQERPRQRGEGMTTIAAAATLWRRTGLPLDAESPEGAVLAHQPKRVNEEVLRLLGLRSAQFRQVVILPQGQFRQLLMAGSKEREEILEKLFRTELYRLIEEAFKDRAKKLEEEVAALRQEQAFILVEAGLEKVDDLAERLDDHRRERDEKAQIVEAATASVQAAREALEQGRRDKEKLERWARLEAELDQLLKEQDGVMEKEARLLRAQKAAGLADAESVRNSRRQEAERERQACARHEAEYGKALLRQKQAEERLVEEQSRQKVRDEAQKRLTVLEELAEKVATLAPLRRACEEWQRQVAEAQKKESRLQMELAELQKQTDRLAKRRQTLLVEVGKAEFLETAAKQAIRASEKRAELEAARQRFRKVEADYKRTESKRQACEENLAEARRRFDEMTDCWRKGQAAILAGALKTGEACPVCGSTAHPRPATGGASVPTEGDLKTAEALVRHRQKELEELQKTLADLAAQKAEVSTFGKALQAELGEKAALSAADLAAEAKRMQALVEGARSAEQELATTMGELESLEKRKQAVTESLEKATVELRDCQLNAREAAAVLEEREKAIPPEVRRPDDLQRAIDDARFAWQALQKSWDAAQREAQLSAQQAAAAQAAYEAARRSSEDADGRFAAEEAAFVIRLTEAGFQDIAEYERSKLTGEAIRSLEKEIREYGRSVERTRARRDEAEAAARGIVAPDLDAFTAALETAESRRDDALKKEATLKDQIAQEERWLERYRQLEKYSKAREGRYRVLGHLARVANGRNAEGVTFQRFVLAAFLSDVLLAANERLKVMSRGRYLLERTSDRARANAAGGLDMVVFDHYTGQSRPVATLSGGESFLAALSLALGLADVVQSYAGGIHLETIFVDEGFGSLDPESLDLAVKALVDLQQEGRLVGIISHVAELRERVDARLELEKNDKGSSAKFKVG, from the coding sequence ATGAAACCGCTGAAACTGACTATGCAGGCCTTCGGGCCCTTCGCCGGCGTCCAGGTGATCGATTTCAACGAACTGGGCGGGCAGTCGCTCTTTCTGATCCATGGCCCGACCGGCGCCGGCAAGACGACCATCCTTGACGCCATTACCTTTGCCCTTTACGGCGATACGAGCGGCGGCGAGCGGGAAGGCAGGCAGATGCGGAGCCACCATGCGTCGCCGAAGGTGGAGACGGAGGTCATCTTCGACTTCGCCCTGGGCGGCGAGGTCTACCGGATCGCCCGCAAGCCCGAACAGGAGCGCCCGCGCCAGCGCGGCGAAGGGATGACGACGATAGCGGCTGCGGCGACTCTCTGGCGGCGAACAGGCCTCCCCCTTGACGCCGAAAGCCCGGAAGGCGCTGTCCTCGCCCATCAGCCGAAGCGGGTGAACGAAGAGGTGTTGCGGTTGCTTGGCTTGCGGAGCGCCCAGTTTCGACAAGTGGTCATCCTCCCGCAAGGTCAGTTCCGACAACTCCTGATGGCCGGATCGAAAGAGCGGGAAGAAATCCTGGAAAAGCTGTTCCGCACCGAGTTGTACCGCCTGATCGAGGAGGCCTTCAAGGACCGGGCTAAAAAGCTGGAAGAAGAAGTGGCGGCCTTGCGTCAAGAACAGGCGTTCATCCTTGTCGAGGCCGGCCTGGAAAAAGTCGATGACCTGGCCGAGCGACTGGACGATCATCGACGCGAGCGGGACGAAAAGGCGCAGATCGTCGAAGCCGCCACAGCGAGCGTCCAAGCGGCTCGGGAGGCCTTGGAGCAGGGACGGCGAGATAAAGAAAAACTGGAACGGTGGGCACGCCTGGAAGCGGAACTGGACCAGCTCCTGAAAGAACAGGATGGGGTTATGGAGAAAGAGGCGCGCCTTCTGCGCGCGCAGAAGGCGGCCGGGCTGGCTGACGCCGAGAGCGTCCGCAACAGCCGCCGGCAAGAGGCGGAGAGGGAGCGCCAGGCCTGCGCCCGTCATGAGGCGGAATACGGCAAAGCGCTCCTCCGCCAAAAACAGGCCGAGGAAAGGCTCGTTGAAGAACAGTCTCGGCAGAAAGTCAGGGATGAAGCGCAAAAAAGGTTGACCGTACTGGAAGAACTGGCGGAGAAGGTGGCGACGCTGGCCCCCCTTCGCCGCGCCTGCGAGGAATGGCAACGGCAGGTGGCTGAGGCGCAGAAAAAAGAAAGCCGCCTGCAGATGGAACTGGCCGAACTGCAGAAACAAACCGACCGGTTGGCTAAGCGGCGACAAACCCTGTTGGTGGAAGTGGGCAAAGCGGAGTTTTTGGAGACGGCGGCCAAACAGGCGATCCGGGCGTCGGAGAAACGGGCTGAACTGGAAGCGGCCCGCCAGCGCTTCCGCAAGGTCGAAGCGGATTATAAGCGCACCGAAAGCAAGCGACAAGCCTGCGAGGAGAACTTGGCCGAGGCCCGCCGGCGTTTCGATGAGATGACCGACTGCTGGCGAAAAGGCCAGGCGGCCATTCTGGCCGGCGCCTTGAAGACCGGGGAGGCTTGTCCCGTTTGCGGATCTACCGCTCATCCCCGTCCTGCGACAGGCGGAGCGTCAGTGCCCACGGAAGGGGACCTGAAGACGGCCGAGGCGCTTGTCCGTCACCGACAGAAGGAACTGGAGGAACTGCAAAAAACCTTGGCCGACCTGGCAGCCCAAAAAGCAGAGGTGTCGACCTTTGGGAAGGCGTTGCAGGCGGAACTGGGCGAAAAGGCGGCTCTGTCGGCGGCAGACTTGGCGGCTGAGGCCAAAAGAATGCAGGCGCTCGTAGAAGGGGCCCGCAGCGCAGAACAGGAACTGGCCACTACGATGGGGGAGCTCGAATCGCTGGAAAAGCGCAAACAGGCTGTCACAGAGTCCCTGGAGAAAGCGACAGTCGAACTGCGGGACTGCCAGCTCAACGCCCGTGAGGCAGCAGCCGTACTGGAGGAGCGGGAAAAGGCGATCCCGCCGGAGGTGCGGCGGCCTGACGATCTGCAGCGGGCGATCGACGATGCGAGGTTCGCCTGGCAGGCTTTGCAAAAGTCTTGGGATGCGGCGCAGCGAGAAGCGCAGCTATCGGCTCAGCAGGCGGCGGCTGCACAGGCTGCCTATGAGGCGGCCCGCAGGTCGTCAGAGGATGCCGATGGCCGTTTTGCCGCCGAAGAAGCGGCCTTCGTCATCCGCTTGACAGAAGCCGGATTCCAGGACATCGCCGAGTACGAAAGGAGCAAGCTGACCGGAGAAGCCATCCGAAGCCTAGAGAAGGAGATCCGCGAATATGGGCGCAGCGTCGAAAGGACCCGCGCGCGCCGGGACGAGGCTGAGGCGGCGGCCCGGGGGATTGTGGCGCCCGATCTCGACGCCTTCACTGCCGCGCTGGAGACTGCTGAATCGCGCCGCGACGACGCCCTAAAAAAGGAAGCGACCTTGAAAGATCAGATCGCCCAGGAAGAGCGCTGGTTGGAGCGGTATCGCCAGCTGGAAAAATACAGCAAAGCGCGGGAAGGGCGTTACCGGGTGCTGGGTCACCTGGCCCGCGTCGCCAACGGCCGTAACGCAGAGGGTGTCACCTTCCAGCGCTTCGTCCTGGCTGCCTTTCTCAGCGATGTTCTTCTCGCCGCGAATGAACGGCTGAAGGTGATGAGCCGGGGTCGTTATCTGTTGGAACGCACATCCGATCGCGCCCGGGCCAACGCCGCCGGCGGCCTGGACATGGTCGTATTTGACCACTATACCGGCCAGAGCCGGCCTGTCGCCACGCTGTCCGGCGGAGAATCCTTTCTCGCTGCCCTGTCCCTGGCCCTGGGTCTTGCCGACGTCGTTCAGTCTTACGCTGGCGGAATCCATCTGGAGACCATCTTTGTCGACGAGGGCTTTGGCAGTCTTGATCCCGAATCCCTTGACCTCGCCGTTAAGGCGCTCGTCGATCTCCAGCAGGAGGGAAGGCTTGTGGGCATCATCTCCCATGTGGCTGAACTGCGGGAGCGAGTCGACGCGCGGCTGGAACTCGAAAAAAATGACAAAGGCAGCAGCGCCAAATTTAAAGTGGGCTAG
- a CDS encoding glycerol-3-phosphate responsive antiterminator — MGFLETIMEGTKIGGALRRLEDLEELIGHPKIRTIFLLGGDVNQLPNAIKRIRVAQKNVLAHIDLIEGIGKDKAGIHLLKRMGVQGIVTTKSNLVKLTHDEGLWVVQRVFIVDSESIKTAIRVASDMKPSAVEILPATVPRFVIRDLKKSLGIPVLAGGLLRTEADVREAFEKGIDAVSTSLRHLWQFS, encoded by the coding sequence ATGGGATTTTTAGAAACGATCATGGAAGGAACCAAGATCGGAGGCGCCCTTCGGCGGCTCGAGGACCTGGAAGAGCTGATCGGCCATCCCAAGATTCGCACGATCTTTCTTCTTGGCGGTGACGTCAACCAACTGCCCAACGCGATCAAGCGGATCCGAGTGGCGCAAAAAAACGTGCTCGCCCATATCGATCTCATCGAGGGCATCGGGAAGGACAAGGCCGGCATCCATCTGCTCAAGCGCATGGGTGTGCAAGGCATCGTCACCACCAAGTCTAACCTGGTCAAACTCACCCACGACGAAGGCCTCTGGGTTGTGCAACGGGTGTTCATCGTCGATTCCGAATCGATCAAGACGGCCATCCGCGTCGCCAGTGATATGAAACCCAGCGCTGTGGAGATCCTTCCCGCGACGGTGCCCCGCTTCGTCATTCGCGACTTGAAAAAGTCCCTCGGCATCCCCGTCCTCGCCGGCGGATTGTTGCGCACGGAAGCCGATGTGCGGGAGGCCTTTGAAAAAGGCATCGATGCCGTCTCCACAAGCCTGCGCCATCTCTGGCAGTTTTCCTAA
- a CDS encoding peptidoglycan DD-metalloendopeptidase family protein has translation MNEWNVRAVAAITGGQLLSGRPEDPLRYVCERLVDCGKGDVLIPLVNLTDPAGYAARAARKGVGVLVLPDRTASAAANAAVAVIGVGSVRDAYFRLVKAYRHRCKARIVAVTGSAGKTTTKEMIAAVLAEAGEVQKNWRNYNGPYGIGYTLFRLRPHHTFGVVKIGAYIPNSIDFGARLVAPEVGVITCIGLGHAAALGGGEGVRREKEKLLTHLPKKGLLVLNGDDPGCRSVDLSRCQAPVRWVGVECEREDLSLWAERIQVHRDGTRFLLCGLEREIEVELPGFFGRPAVIDALLAAAVGDHMGLPPESIASGLTKVEYTPRRFSPIRLPGRRLLIDATYNANPHSMSASLESAAKLAVEGKGLALLGTMSNLGEEAPEQHRAIGRRAAELGFALIALGEQAETMASGATEAGGRVIYASKQWEKGHVVALALKELPEEGVLLVKASNSVELEIVAEAIEKEAARRSGLVPPLAKIEPTCYYGFRRHPLTREWFFHEGIDLSARRGTPIAAVADGTVVKVQKDHPTYGNHLEIDHGGGMVTGYAHAQKIYVEVGEQVTQGQSIAEVGNTGRTTGPHLHFEVRIDGKTVDPYYYVI, from the coding sequence GTGAACGAATGGAATGTTCGCGCCGTGGCGGCAATAACGGGGGGGCAGCTCCTGTCCGGGCGCCCGGAGGATCCCCTTCGCTACGTCTGTGAGCGATTGGTCGATTGCGGAAAAGGCGACGTCTTGATCCCCTTGGTGAATCTCACCGATCCTGCGGGATATGCCGCTCGGGCGGCCCGCAAGGGGGTAGGCGTTCTTGTGTTGCCGGACCGGACAGCTTCTGCGGCAGCCAATGCCGCTGTGGCTGTCATCGGTGTAGGCTCCGTGAGGGACGCCTATTTTCGCCTGGTCAAGGCCTATCGGCACCGCTGCAAGGCGCGCATCGTAGCGGTGACGGGTTCGGCAGGTAAAACCACCACTAAGGAGATGATCGCCGCCGTATTGGCCGAAGCGGGAGAGGTACAAAAAAACTGGCGCAACTACAACGGTCCCTACGGGATCGGCTATACGCTCTTTCGCCTTCGTCCGCATCACACCTTCGGGGTCGTTAAAATCGGCGCCTACATCCCCAACAGCATCGATTTCGGCGCCCGGCTGGTGGCGCCGGAAGTCGGCGTCATCACCTGTATTGGATTGGGCCATGCCGCAGCGCTCGGAGGAGGCGAGGGTGTCCGCCGGGAAAAAGAGAAGTTGCTGACGCACCTTCCCAAAAAGGGCCTGCTGGTATTAAACGGCGATGATCCTGGTTGCCGGAGCGTCGATCTTTCGCGTTGCCAGGCGCCTGTTCGTTGGGTCGGTGTAGAGTGCGAGCGGGAGGATCTTTCCCTCTGGGCGGAGCGAATCCAGGTGCACCGCGATGGAACTCGGTTTCTGCTCTGCGGTTTGGAGCGGGAGATCGAGGTAGAACTGCCTGGATTTTTTGGTCGCCCGGCGGTGATCGATGCGCTGTTGGCTGCAGCCGTCGGCGATCATATGGGGCTTCCGCCCGAGTCCATCGCCAGCGGATTGACCAAAGTGGAGTATACACCAAGGCGGTTTTCCCCGATCCGCTTGCCGGGGAGGCGATTGCTGATCGATGCGACGTACAACGCCAACCCGCATTCCATGTCGGCATCCCTGGAAAGCGCCGCCAAACTCGCAGTTGAGGGGAAAGGCCTGGCGCTCCTCGGGACCATGAGCAATCTTGGCGAAGAGGCGCCGGAGCAACACCGCGCTATCGGCAGGCGGGCAGCAGAACTTGGCTTTGCCCTCATCGCCCTGGGAGAACAGGCGGAAACTATGGCGTCCGGGGCGACTGAGGCTGGTGGAAGGGTGATCTACGCCTCCAAGCAATGGGAGAAAGGGCACGTCGTTGCCCTTGCCCTGAAGGAGCTGCCCGAAGAAGGGGTCCTGCTGGTCAAGGCTTCCAACAGCGTGGAACTCGAAATCGTGGCTGAAGCGATTGAGAAGGAAGCCGCCCGCCGTTCCGGCCTGGTTCCGCCCTTGGCAAAAATCGAGCCAACCTGTTATTACGGTTTTCGACGGCATCCGCTCACCCGTGAGTGGTTCTTTCACGAGGGGATCGACCTTTCTGCTCGCCGGGGGACCCCGATTGCGGCTGTCGCTGATGGAACGGTTGTGAAGGTGCAAAAGGATCATCCTACCTACGGCAATCACCTGGAAATCGATCACGGCGGAGGAATGGTGACAGGCTATGCCCACGCCCAGAAGATCTACGTCGAGGTGGGAGAACAGGTGACCCAGGGACAGTCCATCGCAGAGGTTGGCAATACCGGCCGGACGACGGGACCACACCTGCACTTTGAGGTGCGCATCGATGGAAAGACGGTCGATCCCTATTACTATGTGATCTGA